From the genome of Dehalococcoidia bacterium:
GGCCGACGATCCGCACCAGGTGGTGGATCCAGCCCGCGGCCTGGTTCCAGCGCGCCTCCGTGACGCCGAACTCCGCTGACTGGGCGGCGATGCGGACGTCGCATTGAATAGCGTGATTGAACCCGCCGGCAACGCAGACGCCGTTTACGGCCGCGATCATCGGCTTCCAGCAGTTCAGCGCCTCGGCCAGGGGAAAGATGTTGGCCAGGTGCTGCGGCATCTGGACCATCGGGTCCGGCAACCCGGCAGCCCGGGCAGCATCGCGGTCGGCGCGCTCGCGGAGGTCCTGTCCCGTGCCGAACGCCCTGCCCGCGCCCGTGAGGATCGCGACCCAGGCGTCGGGGTCGTGCGCGAACTCCCAGTACGTCTCGTGGAGGACCTTCCGTAGCTCTCCATTGAAGGCGTTGAGGCGCTCGGGCCGGTTCAGGGTGATTATCCAGATGCGGCCGTTCTCTTCCTTGTCCAGGAGCAGGACACCGTCCTTGACGCGTACCATGGGCGGACCTCCGGTGGTTCGTAGACGCTTTTACCTATCGTTAAACGCGGGGGTTGCGGCCCTTATACCTTCACGGCCCCTGGCTGTCAATCGGCCGGCCTGGTTTCGGGGGTACGGGGTCACATCAGCGGTAGGGGCGCCGGAGCGTCTGCGACAAGCGTCTGCGACAAGACTTTACACGATGCCCGGCGCCGCGGGTTGTCATCGATGCGCCCGGCGGGTGAGAAGAGGGTCGGAGCCGGTGCTGGCCAGCCCTCGCGGACTGTCCCGCCGGACAAGCGTAGGCGCCGCGCGCCAGGGACCTAGAAGACCGCCATCTGGAAGGCGCGCCGGTACTTCTGGGTGACCGGGTGCGCGTCCCCCAGCAGGTTGAAGAGGGCGATTCCGGCCTTGCGCGGCGCCTCGTCGTTGTAATGCCGGTCACGGCGCAGCGACTCGATGAAGCCGCTGGCGGCGGCGTCGAGGTCGCGGGCCGCCAGCGCCCGGACGGCCGACGAGAACGCCTCGCGCCCCGGACCTTCCGGCAGGGACATGCCGTCCGAGGCGTCGAGTACAAGGTTGGCAATCGACTCCACCGACTGCGCGGCCTGGTAGAGGGCCGGCTTCGCGGCGGCGGCGCTGCGGGCCAGCTCGCGGGCGCGGGCCGGGTTACGGAAAAGGAGCGCCCGGGCCAGGACCAGGCTGGCGTCGGCGTTTCCCGGCTCCTCTACCAGCACCAGGTTCGCCAGGCTCTCGGCTTCGGCTTCGTCGCCGCGGGCAAGGGCAGCTTCGGCCTGCTCCAGCCGGGCGCGGTTCTCGCTCGGGAGGACGTCATCCAGCCACTGGCGCA
Proteins encoded in this window:
- a CDS encoding enoyl-CoA hydratase-related protein; the encoded protein is MVRVKDGVLLLDKEENGRIWIITLNRPERLNAFNGELRKVLHETYWEFAHDPDAWVAILTGAGRAFGTGQDLRERADRDAARAAGLPDPMVQMPQHLANIFPLAEALNCWKPMIAAVNGVCVAGGFNHAIQCDVRIAAQSAEFGVTEARWNQAAGWIHHLVRIVGLGHALELCIWGDRRISAQRAYEMGLVNQVVPDDQLMPTAMEWATRLMELAPRAVRNFKEILYKGTYMGPFEARRYAANLEQNLRGMQDSIEGPKAFAERRKPVFTNS
- the trxA gene encoding thioredoxin, with the translated sequence MDVRDFDREVIEASRETPVLVDFWAPWCGPCRILGPVLEKLAAEANGRWKLAKVNTDENPAVAARYRISSIPAVKLFVDGRVSGEFVGALPEQRVRQWLDDVLPSENRARLEQAEAALARGDEAEAESLANLVLVEEPGNADASLVLARALLFRNPARARELARSAAAAKPALYQAAQSVESIANLVLDASDGMSLPEGPGREAFSSAVRALAARDLDAAASGFIESLRRDRHYNDEAPRKAGIALFNLLGDAHPVTQKYRRAFQMAVF